From a single Endozoicomonas euniceicola genomic region:
- the rplI gene encoding 50S ribosomal protein L9: protein MDVILLEKIANLGDLGDKVTVKSGYGRNFLIPFSKAVPATKDNVAAFEARRTELEKAASEKLAGAEKRAAEMAEIELTLTAKAGDEGKLFGSIGPRDLAEAITSAGVAVAKSEIRMPEGPIRATGEYDVAIQLHTDVAAAIKVFIEAE, encoded by the coding sequence ATGGACGTTATCCTGCTTGAGAAAATCGCCAATCTGGGCGACCTGGGCGACAAGGTAACCGTTAAGTCTGGTTACGGTCGTAACTTCCTGATTCCATTCAGCAAGGCTGTTCCAGCGACTAAAGACAATGTAGCTGCTTTCGAAGCTCGTCGTACTGAACTGGAAAAAGCAGCTTCCGAGAAGCTGGCTGGTGCTGAGAAGCGCGCTGCTGAAATGGCAGAAATCGAACTGACCCTGACTGCTAAGGCAGGCGACGAAGGTAAACTGTTCGGTTCTATCGGTCCTCGCGACCTGGCTGAAGCCATCACCTCTGCTGGTGTTGCTGTTGCCAAGAGCGAAATCCGTATGCCAGAAGGTCCTATTCGCGCCACCGGCGAATACGACGTGGCTATCCAGCTGCACACTGACGTTGCTGCTGCTATCAAGGTATTCATTGAAGCTGAGTAA